Proteins from a genomic interval of Mesotoga infera:
- a CDS encoding RnfABCDGE type electron transport complex subunit D, with product MKLSMMAAPHLRSEDNVRRIMLDVLIALSPAAVWAVVSFGMKALVLILVCTVGAEALDFFVMRFMRHKKTFKPDLSGSVTGLLLALNLSVAVEWWQALISIFVAIVIAKSVFGGLGKNFFNPALVGRVFLLISFPVQMTTWFSPFDMQTTATPMAILKQGAPRVFSLQEMFLGTIPGSIGEVSALLLLLGFGWLLLRRRVSPFIPITYVGTVAIMATIFYAANPGFGSPLYHIFGGGLMLGALFMATDMVTSPMSIKGHLIFGVGCGVFTMIIRLFGGYPEGVSFAILIMNAFVPLIDMGTKPKIFGKPKKVKSNA from the coding sequence CTGATCGCACTTTCTCCTGCAGCAGTTTGGGCAGTAGTCTCATTCGGCATGAAAGCACTTGTTTTGATACTTGTCTGTACGGTCGGCGCGGAGGCGCTCGACTTCTTTGTAATGAGATTCATGAGGCACAAGAAGACCTTCAAGCCAGACCTTAGCGGTTCGGTCACAGGGTTGTTGCTTGCACTGAATCTTTCAGTTGCTGTTGAATGGTGGCAGGCTCTGATAAGTATCTTCGTTGCAATAGTGATTGCAAAGTCGGTCTTTGGGGGTCTCGGAAAGAACTTCTTCAATCCCGCACTGGTCGGAAGGGTCTTTCTTCTGATCTCGTTCCCCGTTCAGATGACAACATGGTTCAGTCCTTTTGATATGCAGACCACCGCCACTCCAATGGCTATTCTTAAGCAGGGAGCACCAAGAGTTTTCTCATTGCAGGAGATGTTCCTTGGCACTATCCCCGGCTCTATAGGGGAGGTAAGCGCGCTGCTGCTTCTTCTCGGTTTTGGGTGGCTGTTGCTGAGAAGGAGAGTTTCGCCCTTCATACCTATTACATACGTAGGAACTGTAGCAATAATGGCGACAATCTTTTACGCTGCCAATCCTGGTTTTGGCTCGCCGCTGTACCACATCTTTGGAGGCGGTCTGATGCTGGGAGCTCTATTCATGGCCACCGACATGGTAACAAGTCCAATGTCGATCAAGGGGCATTTGATCTTTGGAGTTGGCTGTGGAGTCTTTACCATGATAATCAGATTGTTTGGTGGCTATCCGGAAGGCGTATCATTTGCGATTCTGATCATGAACGCATTCGTACCGCTAATAGATATGGGAACCAAGCCCAAGATATTCGGGAAACCAAAGAAGGTGAAGAGCAATGCGTGA
- a CDS encoding electron transport complex subunit E, with protein MMAESKFSVLTNGIFKQNPIFIQVLGMCPTLATTTSAENGLGMGLATTAVLAMSNITISLVRKLIPDKIRIPAYIVIIASFVTMIDMLMHGFIYDLWKTLGLFIPLIVVNCIILGRAEAFASKNNVLSSFLDGLGMGLGFTASLVLLGSVREFLGNGSIFNYHLSDVKMFAMILPPGAFIALGMLAAFFNYVGIRRSKMRRGD; from the coding sequence ATGATGGCTGAATCGAAGTTCTCGGTTCTCACAAATGGAATCTTCAAGCAGAACCCGATCTTCATTCAGGTTCTTGGCATGTGTCCTACTCTTGCTACAACGACAAGCGCCGAGAATGGATTGGGAATGGGACTCGCAACAACTGCGGTTCTTGCAATGTCGAATATCACGATCTCCCTTGTCAGGAAACTCATTCCCGACAAGATAAGAATTCCCGCATATATTGTCATAATCGCTTCCTTTGTCACAATGATTGACATGTTGATGCACGGTTTCATCTACGATCTATGGAAGACTCTAGGCCTATTCATTCCACTTATAGTTGTGAACTGCATAATCCTCGGAAGAGCAGAAGCATTTGCCTCCAAGAACAATGTCTTGAGTTCTTTCCTGGATGGTCTTGGCATGGGGCTGGGTTTTACTGCCTCCCTCGTGTTGCTCGGTTCTGTAAGAGAGTTTCTCGGAAATGGATCGATTTTCAATTACCATCTATCCGATGTGAAGATGTTCGCTATGATACTCCCTCCAGGCGCATTCATCGCTCTGGGCATGCTCGCCGCTTTCTTCAACTATGTGGGAATAAGGCGCAGCAAAATGAGGAGGGGTGACTGA
- the rsxA gene encoding electron transport complex subunit RsxA → MATRLVFIFLSAILINNFVLSRFLGICPFLGVSKKIDTAVGMSIAVTFVMIMASIITWLLNILLDMLSIPFLRTIVFILIIATLVQFVEIFLKKTSPALYDALGIFLPLITTNCAILGLALLNVQQNYTLLETIVNSAGAGLGFALALILFSTIRERMELSEIPEPFRGTAIALITAGLLSMAFMGFQGLVKL, encoded by the coding sequence ATGGCTACGAGACTGGTTTTCATATTTCTTTCAGCGATTCTTATAAACAATTTCGTGCTTTCGAGATTTCTGGGAATCTGTCCTTTCTTAGGCGTCTCAAAAAAGATTGATACCGCGGTAGGAATGAGCATAGCCGTTACATTCGTTATGATCATGGCCTCAATTATCACATGGCTTCTGAATATTCTGCTCGATATGTTGAGCATTCCCTTTTTGAGAACCATTGTGTTCATTCTTATTATTGCAACACTGGTACAGTTTGTCGAGATTTTCCTGAAGAAGACGAGTCCGGCGCTTTACGATGCATTGGGAATATTTCTTCCCCTCATTACGACGAACTGTGCGATTCTCGGCCTGGCACTACTCAATGTCCAGCAGAACTACACACTGCTCGAAACGATCGTGAATTCTGCAGGTGCTGGACTTGGCTTTGCTTTGGCCCTCATTCTTTTTTCAACCATTAGAGAGAGGATGGAGCTTTCCGAAATTCCCGAACCTTTCAGAGGTACTGCCATTGCATTGATCACTGCCGGTTTACTCTCGATGGCCTTTATGGGTTTTCAAGGCCTGGTAAAACTGTGA
- a CDS encoding RnfABCDGE type electron transport complex subunit G, translating to MRDYLKTGITLMVITIIAALVLSVVYTIVEEPIANAELGAKLAAIRDVLTDADSGELLIAEESIPETASELAEFEWFPKGFTASEGIIYQAVDSQGSVESPAYKFLKDDGSEVFVAIGIAVGYGGDVKSMAAFVKDSDGVHLNRIKVLEYSQETPGLGANIANESVQMRFYPIDSQGLEKSIKVDKDAGATPIGDQIDVRKREEGIVTVSDVMTGATITPRAVAFSLNAISEFLEKAGVR from the coding sequence ATGCGTGATTACTTGAAGACCGGCATTACTCTGATGGTTATTACCATAATCGCAGCTTTAGTCCTTTCTGTGGTCTACACCATTGTTGAAGAGCCGATCGCAAACGCAGAACTTGGCGCAAAACTCGCCGCTATTCGAGATGTTCTTACCGATGCGGATTCGGGAGAACTTCTGATCGCTGAAGAGAGCATCCCCGAAACCGCGAGCGAACTCGCGGAGTTTGAATGGTTCCCAAAGGGATTCACCGCTTCAGAAGGAATAATTTATCAGGCTGTCGACTCGCAGGGAAGCGTAGAAAGTCCTGCATACAAGTTCTTGAAAGATGATGGCAGCGAGGTTTTTGTAGCCATAGGCATAGCAGTCGGTTACGGCGGCGACGTCAAGTCAATGGCAGCCTTCGTTAAAGACTCCGATGGGGTGCATCTGAATAGAATCAAGGTTCTCGAATACTCACAGGAGACCCCCGGCCTCGGAGCCAATATCGCAAACGAGAGTGTACAGATGAGATTTTATCCGATCGACAGTCAAGGACTCGAGAAGAGCATCAAAGTCGACAAAGATGCAGGAGCAACCCCTATTGGAGATCAAATAGACGTTAGAAAAAGGGAAGAAGGGATAGTCACCGTAAGCGATGTGATGACTGGAGCAACGATTACTCCGAGAGCCGTTGCATTCTCACTCAACGCTATCTCAGAGTTCCTGGAAAAGGCAGGTGTTAGATGA